From Flaviflexus ciconiae:
ACACCTACACGATCACGTCTCGCCGCATCATCACCCGCACCGGCATCATCGCCAAGAACGGCCACGACATTCCTCTTGCCAGGATCTCGAACGTTGCCTACGAGCACGATCTCATCGACCGCATCTTCGGTTGCGGCACCCTGATCCTCGAGACCTCAGCCGACAACCCGCTGCGCCTTCATGACATCCCCAAGGTCGAACAGGTCCACGTTGAATTGACCGAACTGCTGTTCAACAACGACCAGCATTACGACCGGGAAATTGACTACTGAGGACCGCGGCGTACAACCACCCAGGTCTTATCCAAGCGGCGTCGGGCTCACTTCCGGCGCCGCTTCCTGTTCGTCGACATCACCCGGTTCCTCATTATTGGGTATGGCCAGCCAACCCCAACGATGACGATTCTGGGCCGCGGCCCGAGCATTCTCAGCCAAATACCAGAACGCCAACGGCCGAAAAGCACTGGCTTAGCCAAGATGATCCGGAAGGATCGTCATTCGGTTATCCCGTTAGCATCACG
This genomic window contains:
- a CDS encoding PH domain-containing protein — translated: MGLPTKYLGKDEVIIRHMHSHVKELFLAIILGILLIIAVIAAFVFLPESVDPWGPWVVVGLAVILAIWKVFIPWLKWITDTYTITSRRIITRTGIIAKNGHDIPLARISNVAYEHDLIDRIFGCGTLILETSADNPLRLHDIPKVEQVHVELTELLFNNDQHYDREIDY